Proteins encoded together in one Flavobacteriales bacterium window:
- a CDS encoding T9SS type A sorting domain-containing protein, whose protein sequence is MLHRIAPAALSALLLAHAPHLSAQGGGAPVNDLCTGATVVALSPGVPAVRNGDSSGSTDEVGFGAAQVWEAFSLSQCMDVTVDLCGTTPAFPNSFINLVIGCPITNIVNTGVFEFVTCGDGNLTIVFPNLPAGTYYFPVINEPGSTGPYTLTFTGQTCTTPPPANDECSGAIVLVPDAGCTPVNGTTLGATGSLPAIVCGGFTGDANDDVWFSFEATTTEHSVVVEPSLGFNAVIDVLEGSCGATTNIACSDQGALGATETVLLSNLTVGNTYFVRVYDWYGGQPSGPTFTICVQGGGTAPANDLCATVTADPLASGGTITFTGNNTGATTLADAATTSLLNDGVPKVWHAFTLGDCANVTITYCGSTPAFDEVYPALTTTCPADQILFTAQADFTCVDTNVEMVFVGLAPGTYYIPVGSFGSGSTGDYVLTVSATACPAPPSNDECASAAYIAVLPLQDCPASSTDGYTTGATLSFNDPTCALSQNGYQDVWYIFEPGVNTQVQITLENLTMSNAALAVYEGCGGAEVACVLSPTGAVTVNTTPNQPHYVRVMSNSDIGPGGDFLLCIGADITTAVDATVVEDPITVYPDPAQGFVDVRWSGPTGPVRLSLTDLMGRVMLSGQRSLATGEVSRVDLSGVAPGGYVLRCETTNGSWQRRITVR, encoded by the coding sequence ATGCTCCACCGCATCGCTCCCGCGGCCCTGTCCGCCCTTCTGCTGGCACACGCCCCGCACTTGTCCGCCCAGGGTGGTGGCGCGCCGGTGAACGACCTGTGCACGGGCGCCACCGTGGTGGCCCTCTCGCCTGGCGTGCCCGCGGTGCGCAACGGCGACAGCTCGGGCTCCACCGATGAGGTGGGGTTCGGGGCGGCCCAGGTGTGGGAGGCCTTCAGCCTGAGCCAGTGCATGGACGTTACGGTGGACCTGTGCGGGACCACGCCTGCGTTCCCCAATTCGTTCATCAACCTGGTGATCGGCTGCCCTATCACCAACATCGTGAACACGGGCGTGTTCGAGTTCGTCACCTGCGGTGATGGCAACCTCACCATCGTCTTCCCGAACCTGCCGGCGGGCACGTACTATTTCCCCGTGATCAACGAACCGGGTTCCACCGGCCCGTACACCTTGACCTTCACGGGGCAGACCTGCACCACCCCGCCTCCGGCCAACGATGAGTGCAGTGGGGCGATCGTTCTGGTGCCCGATGCCGGTTGCACGCCGGTCAATGGTACCACCCTGGGTGCCACCGGCTCGCTTCCGGCGATCGTATGCGGTGGGTTCACCGGCGATGCCAACGATGATGTGTGGTTCAGTTTCGAGGCCACGACCACCGAGCATTCGGTCGTGGTGGAGCCCTCCCTGGGCTTCAACGCCGTGATCGATGTGCTGGAGGGCAGCTGCGGAGCCACCACGAACATCGCCTGCTCCGACCAGGGCGCACTGGGCGCCACGGAGACCGTGCTGCTCAGCAACCTGACCGTCGGGAACACCTACTTCGTGCGCGTCTATGATTGGTACGGCGGGCAGCCGTCCGGCCCCACCTTCACCATCTGTGTGCAGGGCGGTGGAACGGCCCCGGCGAACGACCTCTGTGCCACGGTCACGGCCGACCCGCTGGCCTCGGGAGGCACGATCACGTTCACGGGGAACAACACGGGCGCCACGACGCTTGCCGATGCCGCCACCACGAGCTTGCTCAACGATGGGGTCCCCAAGGTGTGGCATGCCTTCACCCTGGGCGATTGCGCCAACGTGACCATCACGTACTGCGGTTCCACGCCCGCCTTCGACGAGGTGTACCCGGCGCTCACCACGACCTGCCCGGCCGACCAGATCCTGTTCACGGCACAGGCGGATTTCACCTGCGTGGACACCAATGTCGAAATGGTCTTCGTGGGCCTTGCTCCGGGCACCTACTACATCCCCGTGGGGAGCTTCGGATCGGGCTCCACCGGTGATTATGTCCTCACCGTGTCGGCCACCGCCTGTCCGGCGCCCCCGTCCAACGATGAGTGTGCCAGCGCGGCCTACATCGCGGTACTGCCGCTGCAGGACTGCCCGGCCAGTTCCACCGACGGATATACCACTGGCGCGACCTTGTCCTTCAACGATCCCACATGCGCTCTCTCGCAGAACGGCTATCAGGACGTGTGGTACATCTTCGAGCCGGGCGTGAACACCCAGGTGCAGATCACGTTGGAGAACCTCACCATGAGCAATGCGGCCCTGGCCGTGTACGAGGGGTGTGGTGGTGCCGAGGTGGCCTGTGTGCTCTCCCCGACGGGCGCGGTCACGGTGAACACCACGCCCAACCAGCCCCACTATGTGCGGGTGATGTCCAACTCGGACATCGGGCCCGGCGGCGACTTCCTGCTCTGCATCGGCGCGGACATCACCACGGCGGTGGATGCCACGGTGGTCGAGGACCCGATCACGGTGTATCCGGATCCCGCCCAGGGGTTCGTCGATGTGCGCTGGTCCGGTCCCACAGGCCCGGTGCGTCTCAGCCTGACCGACCTGATGGGTCGGGTCATGCTGTCCGGTCAGCGGAGCCTGGCCACTGGCGAGGTGAGCCGGGTGGATCTGTCCGGAGTCGCGCCCGGCGGCTACGTCCTGCGCTGCGAGACGACCAACGGCAGTTGGCAGCGCCGGATCACGGTCCGGTAG
- a CDS encoding T9SS type A sorting domain-containing protein yields MTFHSALLRSTCIAAVALLGLTRSTAQGVDDCSQVVADPLAIGGTLSWTGDNSNATITGDFAPGSVLESFGIPVMWHAFTTTACADITIDYCGSPSVFVDFWNVLATTCPATNALVVTQLYEYTSCGDGNPTMSFNNLPAGTYLYPVWTATGSAFGPYVINVSAEACGGSQAPPNDQCAQVTADALAVGDTLTFTGDNTNATATNDFTQGSPFAGAPVVWHAFTTTTCATVEVRYCGQSPVWENSFGFLATDCPADSLVYFSTFNDTTCADGNRTYVYADLAAGTYHIPVLLDANNNAVGIYSIDVLATECSTPPAFFDFCADAIAVALNVDDTLTFTGDNTNATPTADFVQTSPFAGAPVVWHKFTTVECATVTVSYCGLNPAWTNAFGFLATGCPADSIVLFSTFNTTACGDGNLTYIFEELAAGTYLLPVVRDANNNAIGPYSLQVTAVACAGSNTPPNDNCATAVPEALEPGAPLTFTGDNTGATSTGDWESGSPFSLAPVVWHAFSTDSCMDVTVSYCGLNPAWTNAFGFLATSCPADSVVYFSTFNDTACGDQNLTYYFYQLAAGTYLLPVVLDANNNAIGPYSITVDGVNCINTGLSASETAALGLFPNPTAGVLNVRNPGTEAAFTLEVLDMAGRAVHAERARIAQGSSHSLQLERLAPGAYTLRATTPVARTEQRFVIH; encoded by the coding sequence ATGACCTTTCACTCCGCCCTGCTCCGTAGCACCTGCATCGCCGCCGTCGCCCTTCTGGGCCTCACCCGCAGCACCGCCCAAGGGGTGGATGATTGCTCACAGGTGGTCGCCGACCCGCTCGCCATCGGGGGCACGCTGAGCTGGACCGGCGACAATTCCAACGCCACCATCACCGGCGATTTCGCCCCCGGTTCGGTGCTGGAGAGCTTCGGCATCCCGGTGATGTGGCATGCCTTCACCACCACGGCCTGTGCGGACATCACCATCGACTACTGCGGCTCGCCCTCTGTGTTCGTGGACTTCTGGAACGTGCTGGCCACCACGTGCCCGGCCACGAACGCTCTGGTGGTGACCCAGCTCTACGAGTACACCAGCTGCGGGGACGGCAACCCGACCATGAGCTTCAACAACCTGCCGGCCGGCACCTACCTCTATCCGGTATGGACGGCCACAGGGAGCGCCTTCGGTCCGTATGTGATCAATGTGTCGGCCGAGGCCTGTGGCGGTTCGCAGGCCCCGCCCAACGACCAGTGCGCCCAGGTGACCGCCGATGCCCTCGCCGTGGGCGACACCCTCACCTTCACCGGTGACAACACCAACGCCACGGCCACCAACGACTTCACCCAGGGTTCGCCCTTCGCTGGAGCCCCGGTGGTGTGGCACGCCTTCACCACCACCACCTGCGCCACCGTGGAAGTGCGCTATTGCGGACAGAGCCCCGTGTGGGAGAACAGCTTCGGCTTCCTGGCCACCGATTGCCCCGCCGACTCGCTGGTCTACTTCAGCACGTTCAACGACACCACCTGCGCGGACGGCAACCGGACCTATGTGTACGCCGACCTTGCTGCGGGCACCTACCATATCCCGGTGCTGCTGGATGCCAACAACAATGCGGTGGGCATCTACAGCATCGATGTGCTGGCCACCGAGTGCTCCACGCCTCCGGCCTTCTTCGATTTCTGCGCGGACGCCATCGCGGTGGCCCTGAACGTGGATGACACCCTCACCTTCACGGGGGACAATACGAACGCCACGCCCACGGCGGACTTCGTGCAGACGAGCCCCTTCGCCGGGGCTCCCGTGGTGTGGCACAAGTTCACCACGGTGGAATGCGCCACGGTGACGGTGAGCTATTGCGGCCTGAACCCTGCCTGGACCAATGCCTTCGGCTTTCTGGCCACCGGCTGCCCCGCCGACTCCATCGTGCTGTTCAGCACCTTCAACACCACTGCCTGCGGTGACGGGAACCTGACCTACATCTTCGAGGAGCTGGCCGCAGGCACCTACCTGCTGCCGGTGGTGCGCGATGCGAACAACAACGCGATCGGCCCTTACAGCCTGCAGGTGACCGCCGTGGCCTGCGCGGGCAGCAACACCCCGCCGAACGACAACTGCGCCACCGCGGTGCCCGAGGCCCTGGAGCCCGGTGCCCCGCTCACCTTCACCGGTGACAACACGGGTGCCACCTCCACGGGCGACTGGGAGAGCGGCAGCCCCTTCAGCCTGGCCCCGGTGGTGTGGCACGCCTTCAGCACCGATAGCTGCATGGATGTGACGGTGAGCTATTGCGGACTGAACCCCGCTTGGACGAACGCCTTCGGTTTCCTGGCCACCAGCTGCCCGGCTGACTCGGTGGTGTACTTCAGCACCTTCAACGATACGGCCTGCGGCGACCAGAACCTCACCTACTATTTCTACCAGCTGGCCGCCGGCACCTACCTGCTGCCCGTGGTGCTCGACGCCAACAACAATGCCATCGGACCCTACAGCATCACGGTGGACGGTGTCAACTGCATCAACACCGGCCTGAGCGCATCGGAGACCGCGGCGTTGGGGCTGTTCCCGAACCCGACGGCGGGCGTGCTGAACGTACGGAACCCGGGCACGGAGGCGGCCTTCACCCTAGAGGTGCTGGACATGGCCGGCCGCGCCGTGCACGCCGAGCGGGCCCGCATCGCCCAAGGCAGCTCGCACAGCCTGCAGCTCGAACGACTGGCCCCCGGCGCCTATACCCTGCGCGCCACCACGCCAGTGGCCCGCACCGAACAGCGTTTCGTGATCCATTGA
- a CDS encoding SDR family oxidoreductase — protein sequence MSTDPLQGQRALVCGATQGIGRAVAMALAGEGARVTALARKAEALAQVVAALPGEGHRALPADLSETASLEQAVGKALADGPFTILVNNAGGPPPGPAHRAAVPEFEQAFRLHLFAFHSLVRLVLPGMREAGHGRIVNIISTSVKQPLPDLGVSNTVRASVANWAKTLANELGPWNITVNNVLPGATATERLEAIIRAKAERTGASEEEVAAHMRAEVPLRRFARPEEVAAAVAFLAGPGGSYISGINLPVDGGRTACL from the coding sequence ATGTCCACCGACCCGCTCCAAGGTCAACGTGCGCTGGTCTGCGGCGCCACGCAGGGCATCGGCCGTGCGGTGGCCATGGCGCTCGCCGGCGAGGGCGCGCGCGTCACCGCGCTGGCGCGCAAGGCCGAGGCGCTGGCCCAGGTGGTGGCGGCCCTGCCGGGTGAAGGACATCGGGCCCTGCCGGCCGACCTCTCGGAGACGGCCTCGTTGGAGCAGGCGGTGGGCAAGGCCTTGGCCGACGGACCCTTCACCATCCTGGTGAACAATGCGGGGGGGCCGCCCCCGGGTCCGGCGCATCGTGCGGCGGTGCCCGAGTTCGAGCAGGCCTTCCGGCTGCACCTCTTCGCCTTCCACAGCCTGGTGCGGCTGGTCCTTCCCGGCATGCGCGAGGCGGGCCACGGGCGCATCGTCAACATCATCAGCACCAGTGTGAAGCAGCCCTTGCCCGACCTGGGGGTGAGCAATACGGTGCGGGCGTCGGTGGCCAACTGGGCCAAGACGCTGGCCAACGAGCTGGGCCCGTGGAACATCACCGTGAACAACGTGCTTCCCGGGGCCACCGCCACCGAGCGGTTGGAGGCGATCATCCGGGCCAAGGCCGAGCGCACCGGGGCGAGCGAAGAGGAGGTGGCCGCGCACATGCGCGCAGAGGTGCCCCTGCGCCGCTTCGCCCGTCCGGAAGAGGTGGCGGCGGCGGTGGCCTTCCTGGCCGGACCGGGCGGTTCTTACATCTCGGGCATCAACCTGCCGGTGGACGGCGGGCGCACGGCCTGCCTCTGA
- a CDS encoding response regulator transcription factor, which yields MAPTPKLLVVEDDPNLGTLLAEYLRVKGFEVDLRADGEAGLKAFRSSTEARERYDLLLLDVMMPVKDGFTLAREIRRSDTQVPIIFLTAKSMKQDTIQGFQAGADDYLTKPFSMEELVLRVQAVLRRSAGLGLGTEQPQHHTIGSYTFDVRKQLLRRGEEERKLTTKESELLRLLCLHRNGLLERRQALREIWGDDNYFNGRSMDVYIAKLRKHLREDPEVEIINIHGQGFRLAAREQA from the coding sequence ATGGCTCCGACACCCAAGCTCCTGGTGGTCGAGGATGACCCCAACCTCGGCACGCTCCTGGCCGAGTACCTGCGCGTAAAGGGATTCGAAGTGGACCTGCGCGCCGATGGCGAGGCCGGCCTCAAGGCCTTCCGCTCTTCCACCGAGGCCCGGGAACGGTACGACCTGCTGCTGCTGGACGTGATGATGCCGGTGAAGGACGGCTTCACCCTGGCGCGCGAGATCCGCCGGTCCGACACCCAGGTGCCCATCATCTTCCTCACCGCCAAGAGCATGAAGCAGGACACCATCCAGGGGTTCCAGGCCGGGGCGGATGACTACCTCACCAAACCGTTCAGCATGGAGGAGCTGGTGCTGCGTGTGCAGGCCGTGCTGCGGCGCAGCGCCGGCCTCGGCCTGGGCACCGAGCAGCCGCAGCACCACACCATCGGCAGCTACACCTTCGACGTGCGCAAGCAGCTGCTCCGGCGCGGTGAGGAGGAACGCAAGCTCACCACCAAGGAGAGCGAGCTGCTGCGCCTGCTCTGCCTGCACCGCAATGGCCTGCTCGAGCGTCGCCAGGCCCTGCGCGAGATCTGGGGCGACGACAATTACTTCAACGGCCGCAGCATGGACGTGTACATCGCCAAGTTGCGCAAGCACCTGCGCGAGGATCCGGAGGTGGAGATCATCAACATCCACGGCCAGGGCTTCCGCCTGGCCGCACGGGAACAGGCCTGA
- a CDS encoding HAMP domain-containing histidine kinase → MNERSILGLALTITLALVGLVVIQVRWIGESMDLKDVQLGRSLDDALIAVGERLERREAMDRLRASEGLDRLRSTDSLAMIGEPAGSDDVVADMLRGLIAPGEARPVEECVPAPVLDSLLGEELRLRGIAGPTHYAILDPAGAVVMASPGADTAALAASPHTVPLFRSGAPGTRLKLHVLVPGQERVVRAAIRPMLLLSATFLLVIVAVFVITLRTVHRQKRISDIKNDLVNNLTHELKTPISTIALACEALNDPSMPHTEQQTRTFVNMIREENKRLGVLVENVLQSALQDSGQMRLRPVDLDLHALIDDVVRNMRIQAERRGGGIEVAFGAALHRLQGDRIHLTNVLQNLIDNGIKYAAREPRIQVRTRSDHHGIEVEVQDNGIGIPRGEQRRIFDKLYRVPTGNIHNVKGFGLGLSYVHAVLQRHGGRIQVASEPGQGSTFTITLPFEHGSDTQAPGGRG, encoded by the coding sequence GTGAACGAGCGGTCGATCCTGGGGCTCGCGCTGACCATCACCCTCGCGCTCGTCGGCCTGGTGGTGATCCAGGTGCGGTGGATCGGTGAGTCGATGGACCTGAAGGACGTGCAGCTGGGCCGCAGCCTCGATGACGCCCTGATCGCCGTGGGCGAACGCCTGGAGCGCCGCGAGGCGATGGACCGCCTGCGCGCGAGCGAGGGGCTGGACCGCCTGCGGTCCACCGACAGCCTGGCGATGATCGGCGAGCCCGCCGGATCGGACGATGTGGTGGCCGACATGCTGCGCGGCCTCATCGCACCGGGCGAGGCGCGCCCGGTGGAGGAGTGCGTGCCCGCGCCGGTGCTCGACTCGCTCCTGGGCGAGGAGCTCCGGCTCCGAGGCATCGCGGGCCCCACCCACTACGCCATCCTCGATCCGGCCGGTGCTGTGGTGATGGCCTCGCCCGGCGCCGACACCGCCGCGCTCGCGGCCTCTCCCCACACCGTTCCGCTCTTCCGCAGCGGTGCTCCGGGCACACGGTTGAAACTGCATGTGCTGGTGCCCGGCCAGGAGCGCGTGGTGCGCGCCGCCATCCGTCCCATGCTGCTGCTGTCCGCCACCTTCCTGCTGGTGATCGTGGCCGTCTTCGTCATCACCCTGCGCACCGTGCATCGCCAGAAACGGATCAGCGACATCAAGAACGACCTGGTGAACAACCTCACCCACGAGCTGAAGACCCCGATCAGCACCATCGCCCTGGCCTGTGAGGCGCTCAACGACCCCTCCATGCCGCACACCGAGCAGCAGACGCGCACCTTCGTGAACATGATCCGCGAGGAGAACAAGCGCCTCGGTGTGCTCGTGGAGAACGTGCTGCAGAGCGCCCTGCAGGACAGCGGCCAGATGCGTCTGCGCCCGGTGGACCTGGACCTGCACGCGCTGATCGACGATGTGGTGCGCAACATGCGCATCCAGGCCGAACGGCGCGGCGGAGGCATCGAGGTGGCGTTCGGCGCGGCGCTGCACCGCCTGCAGGGCGACCGCATCCACCTGACCAACGTGCTGCAGAACCTGATCGACAACGGCATCAAGTACGCCGCCCGCGAACCCCGCATCCAAGTGCGCACCCGCAGCGACCACCACGGCATCGAGGTGGAGGTGCAGGACAACGGCATCGGGATCCCGCGCGGGGAACAGCGACGCATCTTCGACAAGCTCTACCGCGTGCCCACCGGCAACATCCACAACGTGAAGGGCTTCGGCCTGGGCCTCAGCTACGTGCACGCCGTGCTGCAGCGCCATGGCGGCCGCATCCAGGTGGCCAGCGAACCCGGCCAGGGCAGCACCTTCACCATCACCCTTCCCTTTGAACATGGCTCCGACACCCAAGCTCCTGGTGGTCGAGGATGA
- a CDS encoding aldehyde dehydrogenase, whose protein sequence is METILNHIGGRFTAAHSGATLPVHAPATGEVFAAAPDSDARDVDDAVAAAQTALPAWWALGREGRSNALLRVAARVERDLERFAQAESRDNGKPVHLAREVDIPRAVANLRFFATAILHQQSEAHLMDEVALNYTDRQPVGVAGCISPWNLPLYLFTWKVAPALAAGCTVVAKPSEVTPLTAHLLAEACAAEELPPGVLNIVHGLGAKVGAAISAHPGIPAISFTGGTRTGAEIARTAAPLFKKLSLELGGKNPVLVFDDCDFERTLDTTVRSSFRNQGQICLCGSRILVARGLYDRFKAAFVARTEALRVGDPADPATDLGALVSAPHLEKVLGHVDLARAEGGTVLCGGERVQLPGALAGGWYMRPTVIEGLGPQCRTNQEEIFGPVVTLQPFDTEAEALALANATPYGLAGVVWTRDVQRAHRVARGIQAGIVWVNCWMVRDLRTPFGGTKQSGVGREGGWEALRFFTEARNVCVRW, encoded by the coding sequence ATGGAGACCATCCTGAACCACATTGGCGGCCGCTTCACGGCCGCACACAGCGGCGCCACCCTGCCGGTGCACGCACCGGCCACGGGCGAGGTGTTCGCCGCCGCCCCGGACAGCGATGCCCGCGACGTGGACGATGCGGTGGCGGCCGCGCAGACCGCGCTGCCCGCCTGGTGGGCATTGGGGCGCGAAGGGCGCAGCAACGCCCTGCTGCGCGTGGCGGCGCGCGTGGAGCGCGACCTGGAACGCTTCGCACAGGCCGAATCGCGGGACAACGGCAAACCGGTCCATCTGGCGCGCGAAGTGGACATCCCGCGTGCGGTGGCCAACCTGCGCTTCTTCGCCACGGCGATCCTGCATCAGCAGAGCGAGGCCCACCTGATGGACGAGGTGGCGCTGAACTACACCGACCGGCAGCCCGTGGGCGTGGCCGGTTGCATCAGTCCCTGGAACCTGCCGTTGTACCTCTTCACGTGGAAGGTGGCCCCGGCCCTGGCCGCGGGATGCACCGTGGTGGCCAAGCCCTCGGAGGTGACGCCCCTCACCGCGCACCTGCTGGCGGAAGCCTGCGCGGCGGAGGAGCTGCCCCCGGGGGTGCTGAACATCGTGCATGGCCTGGGCGCCAAGGTGGGCGCGGCCATCAGTGCGCATCCGGGCATTCCGGCCATCTCGTTCACGGGCGGCACACGCACCGGCGCCGAGATCGCCCGCACCGCGGCACCCCTGTTCAAGAAGCTCAGCCTGGAGCTGGGCGGCAAGAACCCGGTGCTGGTGTTCGACGACTGCGACTTCGAACGCACGCTCGACACCACCGTGCGCTCCTCCTTCCGCAACCAGGGGCAGATCTGCCTGTGCGGCTCGCGCATCCTGGTGGCGCGCGGCCTCTACGACCGGTTCAAGGCGGCCTTCGTGGCACGCACCGAGGCCCTGCGGGTGGGCGATCCCGCGGATCCGGCGACGGACCTGGGGGCCCTGGTGTCCGCTCCGCACCTGGAGAAAGTGCTCGGCCACGTGGACCTGGCGCGGGCCGAGGGCGGCACCGTGCTGTGCGGCGGAGAGCGTGTGCAGCTGCCCGGTGCGCTCGCCGGCGGCTGGTACATGCGCCCCACGGTGATCGAAGGGCTGGGTCCGCAATGCCGCACCAACCAGGAGGAGATCTTCGGGCCCGTGGTGACGCTGCAGCCCTTCGACACCGAGGCGGAGGCCCTGGCCCTGGCCAACGCCACGCCCTACGGGCTGGCCGGCGTGGTGTGGACGCGGGACGTGCAGCGGGCGCACCGCGTGGCGCGCGGCATCCAGGCGGGCATCGTGTGGGTGAACTGCTGGATGGTGCGCGACCTGCGCACGCCCTTCGGAGGCACCAAGCAGAGCGGTGTGGGGCGCGAGGGCGGCTGGGAGGCGCTGCGCTTCTTCACCGAGGCACGGAACGTGTGCGTGCGCTGGTGA